Proteins from one Panicum virgatum strain AP13 chromosome 7K, P.virgatum_v5, whole genome shotgun sequence genomic window:
- the LOC120643097 gene encoding ankyrin-1-like has protein sequence MPTMASDTTSKQEQPSNSQDVASVELQKLPSSSNSHDMVNVAMQLPPELLMAAKHGDWRMLEDIIMGREGATVPHQVIVDIGSEEAVEHYGSDLVLHAVASGGDSEDLLTTSTVIFGKAKHLLGARNARGDTPLHCAARAGNIRMVSHLIELARCEDDGTSRLQVALRKENKQGETVLHDAIRCANKEMVCLLMLADAELARFPRNGVSPLYLAILLGHDDIAEHLYEKDNHLSCSGPDGQNALHVAVLRSERMTKKLLEWNENLIKQGDRLSGRTPLHFAASWGPETIRMAMLLLDADKSTAYQSDDNGSFPIHVAAFGNNRAVVRVLLKKCSNCAQLRDANGRTFLHIAAFKGYWLFVWWIISVFLRRNPKGACQVQRFPSIMNMQDNEGNTALHYAAMAGRSWTMYPFIWNKEVQLNLQNNKGQTALDLAQSRRPPGVFFGLVVHYRIRLVC, from the exons ATGCCAACAATGGCATCAGACACCACTAGCAAGCAGGAGCAACCTTCCAACTCGCAGGACGTGGCAAGTGTGGAGTTGCAGAAGCTACCTTCCAGTTCCAACTCGCATGACATGGTGAATGTGGCGATGCAGCTGCCTCCAGAGCTGCTAATGGCCGCAAAGCACGGTGACTGGAGGATGCTAGAAGACATTATTATGGGCAGGGAAGGTGCAACGGTGCCTCATCAAGTCATCGTTGATATCGGTagcgaggaggctgttgagcACTATGGGTCGGACTTAGTCCTCCATGCTGTCGCGTCTGGTGGAGACAGCGAGGATCTCTTGACAACCTCAACGGTGATTTTCGGCAAGGCCAAGCACCTTCTTGGCGCGCGCAATGCAAGGGGTGACACGCCTTTGCACTGCGCTGCTAGAGCTGGGAACATCAGAATGGTCTCGCATCTCATTGAGCTGGCGAGATGCGAAGACGACGGCACCTCGAGGCTGCAAGTGGCGCTGAGGAAGGAGAACAAGCAAGGGGAGACAGTCCTACATGATGCGATCCGCTGTGCCAACAAGGAAATGGTCTGTTTGCTAATGTTGGCAGATGCAGAGCTAGCACGTTTTCCACGCAATGGCGTCTCGCCACTGTACCTAGCCATCTTGTTAGGACATGATGATATTGCAGAGCATCTGTATGAAAAGGATAACCACCTATCTTGCTCTGGACCCGACGGACAAAACGCCTTGCATGTTGCAGTTCTTAGAAGCGAAA GGATGACAAAGAAATTACTGGAGTGGAACGAGAACCTTATCAAACAAGGAGACAGATTGAGCGGAAGAACCCCTCTGCACTTTGCTGCATCATGGGGGCCTGAGACCATAAGAATGGCCATGCTACTATTAGATGCTGACAAATCTACAGCTTATCAATCCGATGACAATGGATCATTCCCTATACATGTGGCAGCCTTTGGAAACAACCGTGCTGTCGTTCGCGTTCTACTGAAAAAGTGCTCCAACTGCGCCCAACTACGAGACGCCAACGGCAGGACATTCCTCCATATTGCTGCATTCAAGGGCTACTGGTTATTTGTTTGGTGGATTATTTCTGTTTTCTTGCGACGAAACCCTAAGGGCGCTTGTCAGGTGCAGAGGTTTCCATCCATCATGAATATGCAGGACAATGAAGGCAACACAGCATTACACTATGCTGCCATGGCAGGGCGGTCCTGGACTATGTATCCTTTTATTTGGAACAAGGAGGTTCAGTTAAATCTACAAAATAACAAAGGGCAAACAGCGCTGGATCTTGCACAGAGCAGGAGGCCTCCAGGGGTTTTCTTCGGATTG GTCGTGCACTACCGGATTCGCCTTGTTTGCTGA